The Gallus gallus isolate bGalGal1 chromosome 33, bGalGal1.mat.broiler.GRCg7b, whole genome shotgun sequence genomic sequence TTCACAGGGAATAATTGTagaagaaatgagttagacagagataGGAAGGAACAGATATAATTACAGTGAATGAGTTGacaagagagtccatcagactttggagagatggagcaggttccaGTAATCTCtctgaaggtcacagatcagcCAGATAGTTGGGAGGTATCTgagtgaagaaagagcaagggatgAGGAAGTCTGAAAAGGAGTGGGAAGAGCGTGTGTCcagatggcctgctgaaaacatgcccttcTGCATGGCCATTGATTTAGGAGCGCTGGAGAcacctggaggatgagggacatgaaatacacagcagggtagagcagcagtgggcactGGATATTAGAcacagggcattggcactggcaccactgtctgtgtctctgtacctgaaggcatctgtgtcctGCTATCATCGTTCTGGAAAATGTagtccttttcagaaaaaaagaataaaaaataaaaagatacaaaatcctcaaagaaaataatagataCAAAATCTACCTCTATCCTCTCTCTGGCCTTCAGCTGTTGCTCAGGAgggaggtgtctatctcaggGATTTCCCACACAGCTTACAAGGACCAGCACACATCCAGGAGCACCCCAGGCACCTTGGTCACcacccagggtctgtgtgtgagcaactgactcccctctgaaggaccaaggactcagagcaggagctcataTGCAGGCACCTCCTTCTGCACACCTGAACtgaaccagaggaatcccagctcctgtgggccCGTGGGGAGCTCAAGCtcatttcagccccagggtttccatctAGGGATGATATGTCTACACTGCCTCAGATGGATCAGTGCCCTGCCCAGGGGAAGTCCACACttccctgtccttctctgtgtgccctttttATTACAGCAAACACTCGCTGGTAGGAATAACCATGTGTCTGGAATTGGTCACTGTCATTTggtggttaatgcagcagatttcaaagtacagtcaaaatgctgttgtctttcaggagctaTTGGCCATGGAGccccagggacatctcaggggagatgagtgggaaggataaaaatgacatcctctgctgctgatctggaCCAGACTTCTGGGATACAGGGAGCtcctacaagtgggcagtgctgcagagagacagctgtgcacaggagcagctctactgcacagctcagcagggctgggggaaagATCTGCAGGTGGCACGAggatagaagagaaaggagtgtgagcaggctgtgagcacacTGGAGGAGGAATATTGCTCTCTGCTCTTCACAAGGTAAATCTCTGGCTACAGGCAGTGCAGCCACTTTTCCTGGAGGGATCACTAAGTTTGAAAACAACCCAGAGCAGATCAGGCTGAAGACACACCATGTTTCCTTACTGTGGAGAAAAACATGCTCCAGATGAGGTCTTCCATGCTGTAGTGTCAGAGCACAGACCAGAGGGCTGCGTttcccaggacggctgcaggctgtgcagccgggggtgcagccgggtgcccagggctgtggtgcagagcagggtccctgctgtgccccaggggctgtgtgccggggcagggactctgccgcctgccaggctcagcactcagcctgcccggggagctgcccagggcgctgcggggagacgtgtggggggaaggagccccccggcagggcagggcaggggccttctgctgccacagctgctgcctggggcagggggatcacagctacactgcaccCCAGTGTGTTTCCAAGAGCACATTGCAAGAGGAGATACAAGGTAgggattttccttttgctattcttagggaaggaaaaaggatgggagGCTGAAATCTGAATAGAGGCTGTCAACTTTGAACACACCTCTGAGACTCCTCAATTTTACTTCACTCAGTCACTTGTTGTGTATACAGTTACAGAGAATGTGCTTTCAGCTACTCCTTGCTCGAAAGATAGAAGCAGTTGAAATGATTGTCAATTTCTGCAGATAGGAATAATGCACTTAACCTGTGAACAGACAGCTTTCTCTAGAAGAAATTCATGTGCACAGAGGTTGGGTTTGTGGGCTCTAAGAGCAGTTGGGGTAAACATGAGAGACGTGGAAACATAAAATATCCAGGAATATGGGATAAgattagaaaatgagaggaaggcaaaagctCCATAAGCTTCTTCTGCTTACGGATTGCTGAGCttcatgaaattaaattcaagGAATGGAGCTAATGAACACTGtccttaaagaaagaaaaggttttacGGCATAGCAGGAGGTGTGACTGTGAGAACTGccttgtcattatcttctgcactctgaacaggactccatgcccaggaactgcagatgcccaacagcagctccatcagcgagttcctcctcctggcgttggcagacacgcggcagctgcagctcctgcacttctggctcttgctgggcatctacctggctgccctcctgggcaacggcctcatcagcacagccgtagcctgcgaccaccgcctgcacacccccatgtacttcttcctcctcaacctcgccctcctcgacctgggctgcatctccaccactctccccaaagccatggccaatgccctctggcacaccaggcacatctcctacgcaggatgtgctgcacaggtccttctctttgtcttcttcttctcagcagaatattatcttctcaccatcatgtcctatgaccgctacgttgccatctgcaagcccctgcactacgggaccctgctgggcagcagagcttgtgccaccatggcagcagctgcctggggcactgggctctTTAATTCcttgctgcacactgccaatacattttccctgccccTGTGCCAAGgaaatgctgtggatcagtttttctgtgaaatcccccaaatcctcaagctctcctgctcagaatccTACCTCAGCGAAGTTGGGTTACTCCTTTTCAGTGTCTGTTTATCTCTTggttgttttgtcttcattgttgtgtcctatgtgcagatcttcagggccgtgctgaggatgccctctgagcaggggcagcacaaagccttctccacgtgcctccctcacctggccgtggtctctCTGTTTGTCAGCACAGGCTTTTTTGCCTACGTGAAGCCCCCCTCTATCTCCTCCCCATTCATAGATCTGACAGTGGCACTTCTGTACTCTGTGGTTCCTCCAACACTGAACCCCattatctacagcatgaggaacaaggagATCAAGCATGCCCTCCGCAAACTGTTGCAATATGTGCACTATTCCAGCTTCAGTAAAGTGCCCATCTTCCTCACGTGATTCCCAGTGAtggtttttcatattttatgtatgtttggtttttttttgtttgtttgcttttgtgtgtaAGTGTGATACAGTAATCTGTAAAAAAAGTTGCAATCTAttccccttcttctttcccatctaCTGTCTATTTCCTCACAGCAAGAGCTAATACAAATATGGAACCAGATTCCCTGAATAGATtaaagagagtaaaaaaaagCTTGGAAAAAGTACgtttcctttgctcttctctcttcctgcctgcctggaTCTGGATCTGGGGGAGGTACAGCTACGGACAGCAGCACAACACGCTCTTTTCATCCCTGCTCTCTTTACTCTGCTCTCAAGTCCTTGCATTTGTGCAGACCTGAAGGTCTTGTGTgtctcaccacagccctgttGTCTCTACAGCAGCACTCCGGGGCTGCAGTCAGTAGGCGGCAATATGAAGCGCTGTGTCAGAGCTGGTCTCCTTGCTGCAGCGCCATAACGAGAGGGGCTCTTCAGAGCAGGACCAGAGAACTGGAGCCCTCTTCCAAAGGAATGGTGCAAAGAATATACCACCAGAGGTGCTTCCTGAGAATACCTTGAGATCTTCTGGTGTTCTCCACTGAGTGATGGGGACAGTTTCAGAGTCCCAAGGTGATCTGTTATGGACTCAGGGTAGTGCTGTGGTTTGACATGgaaggtggctcagcaccacaaggtttttttgctcactgctgttatCTCAACTCTAGAAGTCCCACATTGGGCACCACAATGACTGAGGTGGTTTAATCCgctgggtggctcagcaccatgcagtgctttgtgtactgcccccttcccagtgggatggggaagagaatttgGAAGTTCAACTCGTGGGCTGAAATAAAGCTATTTCCTAAGAGAGatcaaaggaaagggaaatgacttatatatatatatgtctcaCTGGTGTGTCAGAAGGAAGGGTGCCAGAGCAATACCCGCACAGAAGTGGTGGACCCTCTGTCCTGTCACAGTCGGACAgagctgagagaggaggagggttGGAAGAGTATCCCAGCTCAGCATCATTGGCGCACCCCCTGCCAGCTAACCCCACTCCCCCAGGTCTCACTAAGCAACAGGtttgagatgctggaaattgaaggggACATGAGTGTGGAGGCCAGGGAGAATCTGCTTAGGAGGGAGCCTAGGCTGAGGCAGTCACCCCCATGCCTTGAAACTGCCTCTgtcaggaaaggcaggaggggaactgTGGTTGGTGATTCCCTTCTCAGGGGAACGGAAGGCTCCATTTGCAGGCCCGACCCAGCCTGAaaggaggtgtgctgcctccctggggcccacATCAGGGACATTACCAGAAAAGTCCTGGGTCTGTTTTACTCTTCTGATTACTGCCCATTACTGATAGTTCAGGTaggcagtgatgaaattgcTCAGGGAAGCCTGCGAGCTTTCAAGAAGGATTTCAGGGGCTCATACTTTCACTCATACTTTACACTGCCTTTACCTCACtttttactctgggtttacttaCACTCTACTCCAGGTGTACTCTTATTTTACTTCGGATTTATTCACACTATACTCCAGGTTTACTGACACCTTACTTCATGTTTACTtgcactttactctgggtttactcacacatTATTTTGGGTTGCCTCACACTTTACACCAGTTTGTtcttacttttctctgggtGCACTCAATTGTACTTCATGTGTTCCCACACCTTACTCCAGCTTTTACTGACACTTGACTCCAGGTTCACACCTAATTTACTCTGGGTTCACTCACACTTTTCTCCAGTTTTACTCACAGTTTACTCCGTGTGTGCCCACACCTTACTCGTGGTTTTACTTGCAATTTACTCCAGGTTTTACTcaaggtttactcacactttactcctggtttactcacactttgcTCCTGGTTTTGCTCACACTTCACACCAGGTTTACACACACTTCCCTTTGGGTTTACTCTTATGGTGGAGGTGGAGAGGTcagctcagccttgctgaatgctgactctctgataatgaggctctggaaaggagacagaaggtcTGAATAAACAGGGGTGTTTTGTACCAAGCCATAAGATAAGCTCTCTGCTGATTAGGAAGACTTGTTATGGAAGTTGATTGCTTTCTAGGCAGTGGattgttagtggaaatgtactgaatatgtGTGTTAGAATATAAAAAGCTTGCTTTAGAAAGTAAATAGAGACGGCATCATGATCATGATCATCACAGAAATAAGGAAATCTTCCTTGCACGAGATCCCTGTGTCGTATTTTAGTCACACTTTGCATTGGGTTTACAGACACTTGACACAAGGTTTAATCTTACTCTACTCCGggtgtactcacactttactctgggttttatTCACACTTTACTTCGTGTGTACTCAGACTTTACTACAGATTTCCTCCAACATTACTCTGAGTTTATTCACACTTGACTCCAGGTTTCCTGACACTTTAATTTGGGTGTTCTGATCTTACTCAGGGTTCACTCAAACTTTACTCTGTCTTTTTTCCAGGTTTTACTCATACTTGACTCTAGGTTCACTCACAATTTCCTCCAGAATTATACACACTTTGGGCACTTGCAAACATTACTTTGGGTATACGCTGTCTTTTCTCCAGTTTTACTCATGCCCATTCTGTACTCATACTCATTTACTCATAGTTTAGCCCTGGATCACTCACACTTGGCTCCAGGTTCTCCCACaatttactttgggtttaccCATACCTTACTCAGGGTTCACTCACACTCAACTCCCTGTGTACTCACACTCCACTCTGGCTGCACTCACACTTTACTCCGTGTCTGCCCAAACTTTACTCTGTGTGAACCCACACCTTACTCAGGGTTTTACTTGCAATTTACTCCTGGTTTAGTCACACTTTACTCCTGGTTTACTCATACTCTATTTCGGGTTTACTCACAcattactctgggtttactctaACTTTTCTCCAGGTTTTACTCACTCTTCAAGCTTTCTCACACTTTACTCTAgatttactcacactttactctgggtttttcTCACACTATACCAAAATTTAACTCACACATTACTTCAGGTTTACTCTTGTTTTACTCAAGGTTTACTGACACTTTTGTCTGAGTTGACACGCCATTTAGTCAAGGTTTTGTCACACTTAGCTCCGTGTCTTCCCACACTTTACTCGGAGTCAGCCCACACTTTACTCCCAGTTTACACATACTTTACTACACACTTACTCATACTCTTCACCAGGTGTACTCACACctttctctgggttttactcacagtTTAGTCCCagtttactcttttttttttttttttttttttttttttcccctgggttTTACTCATACGCTTCTAAGGGTGTACTCCCACCTTACTCTGTTTTCCTAACACTTTACTTCAGGtctactcacactttactctgagtttactcacacttttctcctgGTTTGCTCTCACTTTACTCCAGGTTTGCTCACACTACTCCAGGAGTACTCACACCTTACTCCAGGTTTTACACACACTTCtctccaggtttactcacacgGTGTTTTGGGTTTTGCTCACACTTCACTCCAAGTTTACTCAGACTATCTCCAGCttttactcaccctttactccaggtttacttCAGTATAGTAAATAAGTTAAAAGTTATGAGCTTTCATGGGTTGCTGAATTGGCAGCTGCAGGTTTGACCTTGCTAAGCCAGGTTTTTGCTGCCAATAAGAGATGCTCTTCTGCAGACTTAGTGCAATTAGTGCAGACAGCGGGTCTCCTGTTCTTTCCAAATCACATCATTAGCAATCCTATCTTCGGAATGCACGGTAGCAGGCTAGGACAGTAAAACTGCAGATTAATGAAGAAGTAGTGGATTGGTGAATGGAGTTGTGGCCAATGAGAggaccaaccagagccagccaagtgtCCTCCATCCTAACCCAAGcccaagaaaataacatgatGGCCTTCattggaaagaccactgagatatACGCATGTGTAAAAGAGCAAGTGTAAAAGACTTGGGctggagagggggagggaaagcGGGAATGTCAAGCATTCTGGGGACTCATTGTAATAAACCAACCTTTTCATGGACATCTAATGCATATGTTAGCAGCCTCCTCTTTAAGTAGGTGCCTTTCTTGCTCTCCAGAATGCAGGTTAGGTGGCAATATCCCCTCTGCATCCAGCGTATGTGCAGCGCTATTTAAACATAactgctttataactactctgtTGTTACCGAGTTTGATTTCTCCACGTCAGTTCTGTTCCTCAGTTTGGCGCTCGTCAGCCCTCCTTGAGAGTGCCCGGTCCCAGCCCCTTCCCGTCAACCCAAAGAGATCACCACTCTGCCAGTCCTGAAACGAGACCCTGGGAGAAAAACCCTTCTGCATGGTGAGAGGAGGCTGCCGGCCTGAGTCCcaggccccatccctgggccACTTCCCCGCTGCTCTTCAACTGCTACCCATGTGGCCTCAGCGCACAGAGGGCAGCTCCTTGGGGtggagcaggaagcagcagccgGCATGACCCCTGGAGCTGCCCTAGCGCCGAGCAACGAGCCATCACATGGGGATGGGGCCCGGAGCTGATACCGATGGTGTGCAGGGGAAACTCAGGGAGGGAAAGATCAAGGGCCTTCATGCCTCATGTCACTCCCTCCTCGTGGCTTCCAGGATTCTACAGCATCATGCTGTGATGTATCCATAcagtttctgtgattctgaagtCACTCCGTCCATCTCTGACACTCGGATTCCACACCgccacacacagctgtgcacagaagCTGCCGCTCAACGCGTCTCCAcacttccttcctctccattCTGTCATCCGCCCTGCGAACACCTCCCACATTCAGCAGGGTTCCACCCGGCACAGTTCACAGCGTTTGAAAACAAAACCGGAACTGAGATATCGCCAtcacatccagcagcagcatgccctgAGAGGGGCTCAGACAGCAGCTGTTGCAAAGCCCGTGGGCCCTCGGTGCCCCGGgacactgctctccccccatccacccagcCTGTGATGCCATCACAGAATGCTACCAGGTTGGTTGAGCACTATTTCCTcttagtgaagccatgctgaccaCAAAAATCGGCTCTCTAGATAAGGCTGTCTAgggccctgtccagcctgggcTTGCTctaggaatggggcatccacaacttctctgggtcCTTTGGTCAGTTCCTCACCACCCTTAAAGTGGAAAAATTTTCCtctaatgtttatttttaagatgtgTGTGTGCAAGATTGTTTTTCGGTACTGAAGTGCCTACAACAGGCACTTGGTGGATAAGTGTGTTTTTCTAACTTAGCAATTTCTCAAAAGGTTCTCTAGAGTGCTATTACTGACATTGTCGGGAGTTCAGCAAATTACCAAATCATTCAGAAGGGAGGCATGGCTCGAGCTACGGTGATGCAATTGACTGCATCtgacagcaagaacagaaataattaaccTGCATATTGGTGTAATTTGGGAAGTTGTGTTAGTTTTATTAGTAGGGAAAACAGCAGGAcatgaaagaacaaaactgaaaaaaacaatgaatataAGAAATGAGTTTTGCTTCAGTAAATAAAGAACAAGAGGGGTAAGAAATCCTAACAAACTGATTTGATATGCAGCCATTAATGCACAAAATCTGTTGTCATTAGGTTATaagcaaggaaagaataaagtgcTTTTGGTCTCAACCCAGGAACTGTTTAACTGcattttctgctcctctgtgctgttgaggagaggcagtgacagagcagcataAGGGGCACCCGGGAGCCaagcaaggtgagcacagcacagctgggcactgAGTTCCAGTGATTTTGAGGTCCCAACCTGCAGCATGAGGCTCCATGTACGTTCCCCCCTGCTGGacagcccagccccactgacccacaggcagctcctggcagctctgtgcaggcactgtgtgaggcagcatgcccccagcacagccctgacagcccgcactgcccttctgctccctcacCAGCTGGACCCTGTCCAGTGCCAGTGTATCCCACACAaacataaaacaacagcaagcaaattagaaaatataagaataaaaataaatattataaacatAGATGAGCAATACAGGCCTGCACTGGGACAGTCTGTGAGTCATTTGTAGAGAGATGAGAAGTTTGTTGTTAATGAAAAGTGTCCATGACATCAATTTCCCCAGTGCGTCTTTGAGGTCCGGGTTCCTCATGCCACAGATGAGGGGGTTAACTGCTGGAGGcagcactgagtacagaaatgacaccaccaggtccagggattGGGAGGAAATGGAGGGAGGCTTCAGGCAGGCAAACACTACAGtactgagaaacagggagactACAGCCaagtgagggaggcacgtggagaaggctttgtgccgtccctgctcagagggcatcctcagcacggccctgaagatctgcacacaggacagcacaatgaagacaaaacacaagGCAGTAGCCACCTTGCTCAGGATGAGCCCTGAACTGagtga encodes the following:
- the LOC107056257 gene encoding olfactory receptor 14A16-like, producing MPNSSSISEFLLLALADTRQLQLLHFWLLLGIYLAALLGNGLISTAVACDHRLHTPMYFFLLNLALLDLGCISTTLPKAMANALWHTRHISYAGCAAQVLLFVFFFSAEYYLLTIMSYDRYVAICKPLHYGTLLGSRACATMAAAAWGTGLFNSLLHTANTFSLPLCQGNAVDQFFCEIPQILKLSCSESYLSEVGLLLFSVCLSLGCFVFIVVSYVQIFRAVLRMPSEQGQHKAFSTCLPHLAVVSLFVSTGFFAYVKPPSISSPFIDLTVALLYSVVPPTLNPIIYSMRNKEIKHALRKLLQYVHYSSFSKVPIFLT